In the Trichocoleus desertorum ATA4-8-CV12 genome, one interval contains:
- a CDS encoding transposase, with amino-acid sequence KKSVLWNEAYFIASCGGVTVSQLKQYVQGQNTPD; translated from the coding sequence AAAAAGTCTGTGTTGTGGAATGAAGCCTACTTCATTGCTAGCTGTGGTGGAGTAACAGTTTCCCAATTGAAGCAGTATGTACAGGGGCAAAATACTCCTGATTAG